From a single Anabas testudineus chromosome 5, fAnaTes1.2, whole genome shotgun sequence genomic region:
- the LOC113154311 gene encoding rho guanine nucleotide exchange factor 3-like isoform X2 produces the protein MQAGDGCQRGSRSKLQKKTSSFSLLSPDGWSLRGKRKQASRDADSLSLCSLDINEPSTKRSKPVSRVTSLASLLPPVKTAPLKRIGQTLQRSISFRNESRTERPAPPPPSSSSTMKTRVISATVSNPSSSMTATRVSTAAAPAAKRRDSKLWSETFDVRLGVSQTLSPKEIKRQEAIFELAQGEKDLVEDLTLAKKAYHDPMLKLSIMTEQELNQIFGTLDSLIPLHEDLLSRLRDARKPDGSTEHVGHILTDWLPCLSAYTPYCSNQVKAKALLDQKKQDRRVQDFLQRCLQSPFSRKLDLWNFLDIPRSRLVKYPLLLREILKHTPNDHPDRQHLDEAMLMVQSVVADINRGTGESECQYYKDRLLYTEDGQKNDLIDQSRTLSCHGELKNNRGLKLHVFLFQDVLVITRSVSLNDQPVSYQLCRQPIPIRQLDLEDLSDGEMRVGGSIRGAFSNNERTKNFFRVSYRSGGQLQNHYFQASDAFNKQQWINCIRQAKEAAALTGEQPLQTGQCLQTGQSGQTRPVSETAVSLQSDSGIEDDKGMWGEMETGLGMEGKENLGEGKYISLDKKALEGGAGLELDGEMRVDSETRLTTSETEAGQGVGEMGVEPGARADWETDGGGGGGTLSRGANEVPTSLIASCPSQDKEEEVMEQEQSGAKEADNVSMDTSEADSPQGDELSLRC, from the exons GTCgaagctgcagaagaaaaccTCCTcgttctctcttctctctcctgatgGCTGGTCCCTCAGAGGG aagaggaaacaggcaAGCAGAGATGCAGACTCCCTCAGTCTCTGCAGCCTGGACATCAAC GAGCCCAGCACCAAGCGCAGTAAACCTGTGTCCAGGGTGACGTCTCTGGCCAGCCTGCTGCCGCCGGTTAAGACCGCACCACTGAAGAGGATCGGTCAGACGCTGCAG CGCTCCATCAGTTTTCGTAATGAGAGTCGAACAGAGAgacctgctcctcctcctccctcctcctcctcgacGATGAAGACACGAGTTATCTCAGCCACGGTCTCCAACCCTTCCTCCTCCATGACTGCGACTCGTGTCTCGACAGCAGCCGCCCCGGCCGCCAAGCGCCGTGACAGCAAACTTTGGAGCGAGACGTTCGACGTCAGACTGGGAGTGTCACAAACTCTGAGTCCgaaagagataaagagacaAGAA GCCATATTTGAATTAGCTCAGGGTGAGAAAGACTTGGTGGAGGATCTCACATTGGCTAAGAAG GCTTACCATGACCCAATGCTGAAACTTTCAATCATGACTGAACAGGAACTGAACCAGATCTTTGGTACTCTGGACTCACTGATACCACTGCATGAAG ACCTACTGAGTCGCCTTCGAGACGCCAGGAAACCTGACGGGTCCACAGAACACGTGGGACACATCCTGACTGACTGG CTGCCCTGTCTCTCCGCCTACACGCCGTACTGCAGTAACCAGGTGAAGGCTAAAGCTTTGTTGGACCAGAAGAAGCAGGATCGGCGAGTCCAGGACTTCTTGCAGCGCTGCCTCCAGTCACCTTTTAGCAGGAAGTTGGACCTGTGGAACTTTCTCGACATCCCCCGGAGCCGACTAGTGAAGTACCCGCTCCTGCTCAGGGAGATCCTGAAGCACACACCTAATGACCATCCGGACCGGCAGCACCTGGATGAGGCG ATGCTGATGGTTCAGAGCGTGGTCGCAGACATTAACAGGGGGACGGGGGAGTCGGAGTGTCAGTACTACAAAGATCGTCTGTTGTACACAGAGGACGGACAGAAGAACGACCTCATCGACCAGTCTAGGACGCTCAGCTGCCACGGAGAACTGAAGAACAACAGAGGACTC aAACTTCATGTGTTTCTGTTCCAGGACGTCCTGGTCATCACCAGGTCAGTCTCGCTGAACGATCAGCCAGTCAGCTACCAGCTTTGCCGCCAACCAATCCCCATCCGGCAGCTGGACCTGGAGGACCTATCAGACGGAGAGATGAGAGTAGGCGGGTCCATCAGGGGGGCGTTCAGCAACAACGAGCGGA CTAAGAACTTCTTCCGGGTCTCGTACCGCAGCGGAGGTCAGCTGCAGAACCACTACTTTCAGGCCAGTGACGCCTTCAACAAACAGCAATGGATCAACTGCATCAGGCAAGCCaaggaagcagcagcactgactggAGAGCAGCCACTGCAGACAGGACAGTGTCTGCAGACCGGGCAGAGTGGGCAAACAAGACCAGTTAGTGAGACAGCAGTGAGTTTGCAAAGTGATTCAGGGATTGAAGATGACAAAGGGATGTGGGGGGAGATGGAAACAGGGCTGGGGatggaaggaaaggaaaacctGGGTGAAGGGAAATATATAAGTTTGGATAAAAAGGCTCTGGAGGGTGGAGCAGGTTTGGAATTAGATGGAGAAATGAGGGTGGACAGTGAGACAAGGCTGACGACCAGTGAGACAGAGGCAGGGCAAGGGGTCGGTGAAATGGGGGTAGAACCAGGAGCCAGAGCAGACTGGGagacagatggaggaggaggaggagggactCTCAGTAGAGGTGCAAACGAGGTTCCCACCTCCCTCATCGCTTCTTGTCCTTCTCaagacaaggaggaggaggtgatggagcaGGAGCAGAGTGGCGCTAAAGAGGCAGACAATGTCAGCATGGACACGAGTGAGGCCGACTCACCGCAGGGCGACGAGCTGTCACTCAGGTGCTGA
- the LOC113154311 gene encoding rho guanine nucleotide exchange factor 3-like isoform X3, producing the protein MMGCCLFVYYRKKRKQASRDADSLSLCSLDINEPSTKRSKPVSRVTSLASLLPPVKTAPLKRIGQTLQRSISFRNESRTERPAPPPPSSSSTMKTRVISATVSNPSSSMTATRVSTAAAPAAKRRDSKLWSETFDVRLGVSQTLSPKEIKRQEAIFELAQGEKDLVEDLTLAKKAYHDPMLKLSIMTEQELNQIFGTLDSLIPLHEDLLSRLRDARKPDGSTEHVGHILTDWLPCLSAYTPYCSNQVKAKALLDQKKQDRRVQDFLQRCLQSPFSRKLDLWNFLDIPRSRLVKYPLLLREILKHTPNDHPDRQHLDEAMLMVQSVVADINRGTGESECQYYKDRLLYTEDGQKNDLIDQSRTLSCHGELKNNRGLKLHVFLFQDVLVITRSVSLNDQPVSYQLCRQPIPIRQLDLEDLSDGEMRVGGSIRGAFSNNERTKNFFRVSYRSGGQLQNHYFQASDAFNKQQWINCIRQAKEAAALTGEQPLQTGQCLQTGQSGQTRPVSETAVSLQSDSGIEDDKGMWGEMETGLGMEGKENLGEGKYISLDKKALEGGAGLELDGEMRVDSETRLTTSETEAGQGVGEMGVEPGARADWETDGGGGGGTLSRGANEVPTSLIASCPSQDKEEEVMEQEQSGAKEADNVSMDTSEADSPQGDELSLRC; encoded by the exons ATGATGGGCTGCTGCCTGTTTGTTTACTATCGG aagaagaggaaacaggcaAGCAGAGATGCAGACTCCCTCAGTCTCTGCAGCCTGGACATCAAC GAGCCCAGCACCAAGCGCAGTAAACCTGTGTCCAGGGTGACGTCTCTGGCCAGCCTGCTGCCGCCGGTTAAGACCGCACCACTGAAGAGGATCGGTCAGACGCTGCAG CGCTCCATCAGTTTTCGTAATGAGAGTCGAACAGAGAgacctgctcctcctcctccctcctcctcctcgacGATGAAGACACGAGTTATCTCAGCCACGGTCTCCAACCCTTCCTCCTCCATGACTGCGACTCGTGTCTCGACAGCAGCCGCCCCGGCCGCCAAGCGCCGTGACAGCAAACTTTGGAGCGAGACGTTCGACGTCAGACTGGGAGTGTCACAAACTCTGAGTCCgaaagagataaagagacaAGAA GCCATATTTGAATTAGCTCAGGGTGAGAAAGACTTGGTGGAGGATCTCACATTGGCTAAGAAG GCTTACCATGACCCAATGCTGAAACTTTCAATCATGACTGAACAGGAACTGAACCAGATCTTTGGTACTCTGGACTCACTGATACCACTGCATGAAG ACCTACTGAGTCGCCTTCGAGACGCCAGGAAACCTGACGGGTCCACAGAACACGTGGGACACATCCTGACTGACTGG CTGCCCTGTCTCTCCGCCTACACGCCGTACTGCAGTAACCAGGTGAAGGCTAAAGCTTTGTTGGACCAGAAGAAGCAGGATCGGCGAGTCCAGGACTTCTTGCAGCGCTGCCTCCAGTCACCTTTTAGCAGGAAGTTGGACCTGTGGAACTTTCTCGACATCCCCCGGAGCCGACTAGTGAAGTACCCGCTCCTGCTCAGGGAGATCCTGAAGCACACACCTAATGACCATCCGGACCGGCAGCACCTGGATGAGGCG ATGCTGATGGTTCAGAGCGTGGTCGCAGACATTAACAGGGGGACGGGGGAGTCGGAGTGTCAGTACTACAAAGATCGTCTGTTGTACACAGAGGACGGACAGAAGAACGACCTCATCGACCAGTCTAGGACGCTCAGCTGCCACGGAGAACTGAAGAACAACAGAGGACTC aAACTTCATGTGTTTCTGTTCCAGGACGTCCTGGTCATCACCAGGTCAGTCTCGCTGAACGATCAGCCAGTCAGCTACCAGCTTTGCCGCCAACCAATCCCCATCCGGCAGCTGGACCTGGAGGACCTATCAGACGGAGAGATGAGAGTAGGCGGGTCCATCAGGGGGGCGTTCAGCAACAACGAGCGGA CTAAGAACTTCTTCCGGGTCTCGTACCGCAGCGGAGGTCAGCTGCAGAACCACTACTTTCAGGCCAGTGACGCCTTCAACAAACAGCAATGGATCAACTGCATCAGGCAAGCCaaggaagcagcagcactgactggAGAGCAGCCACTGCAGACAGGACAGTGTCTGCAGACCGGGCAGAGTGGGCAAACAAGACCAGTTAGTGAGACAGCAGTGAGTTTGCAAAGTGATTCAGGGATTGAAGATGACAAAGGGATGTGGGGGGAGATGGAAACAGGGCTGGGGatggaaggaaaggaaaacctGGGTGAAGGGAAATATATAAGTTTGGATAAAAAGGCTCTGGAGGGTGGAGCAGGTTTGGAATTAGATGGAGAAATGAGGGTGGACAGTGAGACAAGGCTGACGACCAGTGAGACAGAGGCAGGGCAAGGGGTCGGTGAAATGGGGGTAGAACCAGGAGCCAGAGCAGACTGGGagacagatggaggaggaggaggagggactCTCAGTAGAGGTGCAAACGAGGTTCCCACCTCCCTCATCGCTTCTTGTCCTTCTCaagacaaggaggaggaggtgatggagcaGGAGCAGAGTGGCGCTAAAGAGGCAGACAATGTCAGCATGGACACGAGTGAGGCCGACTCACCGCAGGGCGACGAGCTGTCACTCAGGTGCTGA
- the LOC113154311 gene encoding rho guanine nucleotide exchange factor 3-like isoform X1, whose translation MQAGDGCQRGSRSKLQKKTSSFSLLSPDGWSLRGKKRKQASRDADSLSLCSLDINEPSTKRSKPVSRVTSLASLLPPVKTAPLKRIGQTLQRSISFRNESRTERPAPPPPSSSSTMKTRVISATVSNPSSSMTATRVSTAAAPAAKRRDSKLWSETFDVRLGVSQTLSPKEIKRQEAIFELAQGEKDLVEDLTLAKKAYHDPMLKLSIMTEQELNQIFGTLDSLIPLHEDLLSRLRDARKPDGSTEHVGHILTDWLPCLSAYTPYCSNQVKAKALLDQKKQDRRVQDFLQRCLQSPFSRKLDLWNFLDIPRSRLVKYPLLLREILKHTPNDHPDRQHLDEAMLMVQSVVADINRGTGESECQYYKDRLLYTEDGQKNDLIDQSRTLSCHGELKNNRGLKLHVFLFQDVLVITRSVSLNDQPVSYQLCRQPIPIRQLDLEDLSDGEMRVGGSIRGAFSNNERTKNFFRVSYRSGGQLQNHYFQASDAFNKQQWINCIRQAKEAAALTGEQPLQTGQCLQTGQSGQTRPVSETAVSLQSDSGIEDDKGMWGEMETGLGMEGKENLGEGKYISLDKKALEGGAGLELDGEMRVDSETRLTTSETEAGQGVGEMGVEPGARADWETDGGGGGGTLSRGANEVPTSLIASCPSQDKEEEVMEQEQSGAKEADNVSMDTSEADSPQGDELSLRC comes from the exons GTCgaagctgcagaagaaaaccTCCTcgttctctcttctctctcctgatgGCTGGTCCCTCAGAGGG aagaagaggaaacaggcaAGCAGAGATGCAGACTCCCTCAGTCTCTGCAGCCTGGACATCAAC GAGCCCAGCACCAAGCGCAGTAAACCTGTGTCCAGGGTGACGTCTCTGGCCAGCCTGCTGCCGCCGGTTAAGACCGCACCACTGAAGAGGATCGGTCAGACGCTGCAG CGCTCCATCAGTTTTCGTAATGAGAGTCGAACAGAGAgacctgctcctcctcctccctcctcctcctcgacGATGAAGACACGAGTTATCTCAGCCACGGTCTCCAACCCTTCCTCCTCCATGACTGCGACTCGTGTCTCGACAGCAGCCGCCCCGGCCGCCAAGCGCCGTGACAGCAAACTTTGGAGCGAGACGTTCGACGTCAGACTGGGAGTGTCACAAACTCTGAGTCCgaaagagataaagagacaAGAA GCCATATTTGAATTAGCTCAGGGTGAGAAAGACTTGGTGGAGGATCTCACATTGGCTAAGAAG GCTTACCATGACCCAATGCTGAAACTTTCAATCATGACTGAACAGGAACTGAACCAGATCTTTGGTACTCTGGACTCACTGATACCACTGCATGAAG ACCTACTGAGTCGCCTTCGAGACGCCAGGAAACCTGACGGGTCCACAGAACACGTGGGACACATCCTGACTGACTGG CTGCCCTGTCTCTCCGCCTACACGCCGTACTGCAGTAACCAGGTGAAGGCTAAAGCTTTGTTGGACCAGAAGAAGCAGGATCGGCGAGTCCAGGACTTCTTGCAGCGCTGCCTCCAGTCACCTTTTAGCAGGAAGTTGGACCTGTGGAACTTTCTCGACATCCCCCGGAGCCGACTAGTGAAGTACCCGCTCCTGCTCAGGGAGATCCTGAAGCACACACCTAATGACCATCCGGACCGGCAGCACCTGGATGAGGCG ATGCTGATGGTTCAGAGCGTGGTCGCAGACATTAACAGGGGGACGGGGGAGTCGGAGTGTCAGTACTACAAAGATCGTCTGTTGTACACAGAGGACGGACAGAAGAACGACCTCATCGACCAGTCTAGGACGCTCAGCTGCCACGGAGAACTGAAGAACAACAGAGGACTC aAACTTCATGTGTTTCTGTTCCAGGACGTCCTGGTCATCACCAGGTCAGTCTCGCTGAACGATCAGCCAGTCAGCTACCAGCTTTGCCGCCAACCAATCCCCATCCGGCAGCTGGACCTGGAGGACCTATCAGACGGAGAGATGAGAGTAGGCGGGTCCATCAGGGGGGCGTTCAGCAACAACGAGCGGA CTAAGAACTTCTTCCGGGTCTCGTACCGCAGCGGAGGTCAGCTGCAGAACCACTACTTTCAGGCCAGTGACGCCTTCAACAAACAGCAATGGATCAACTGCATCAGGCAAGCCaaggaagcagcagcactgactggAGAGCAGCCACTGCAGACAGGACAGTGTCTGCAGACCGGGCAGAGTGGGCAAACAAGACCAGTTAGTGAGACAGCAGTGAGTTTGCAAAGTGATTCAGGGATTGAAGATGACAAAGGGATGTGGGGGGAGATGGAAACAGGGCTGGGGatggaaggaaaggaaaacctGGGTGAAGGGAAATATATAAGTTTGGATAAAAAGGCTCTGGAGGGTGGAGCAGGTTTGGAATTAGATGGAGAAATGAGGGTGGACAGTGAGACAAGGCTGACGACCAGTGAGACAGAGGCAGGGCAAGGGGTCGGTGAAATGGGGGTAGAACCAGGAGCCAGAGCAGACTGGGagacagatggaggaggaggaggagggactCTCAGTAGAGGTGCAAACGAGGTTCCCACCTCCCTCATCGCTTCTTGTCCTTCTCaagacaaggaggaggaggtgatggagcaGGAGCAGAGTGGCGCTAAAGAGGCAGACAATGTCAGCATGGACACGAGTGAGGCCGACTCACCGCAGGGCGACGAGCTGTCACTCAGGTGCTGA
- the LOC113154311 gene encoding rho guanine nucleotide exchange factor 3-like isoform X4, protein MMGCCLFVYYRKRKQASRDADSLSLCSLDINEPSTKRSKPVSRVTSLASLLPPVKTAPLKRIGQTLQRSISFRNESRTERPAPPPPSSSSTMKTRVISATVSNPSSSMTATRVSTAAAPAAKRRDSKLWSETFDVRLGVSQTLSPKEIKRQEAIFELAQGEKDLVEDLTLAKKAYHDPMLKLSIMTEQELNQIFGTLDSLIPLHEDLLSRLRDARKPDGSTEHVGHILTDWLPCLSAYTPYCSNQVKAKALLDQKKQDRRVQDFLQRCLQSPFSRKLDLWNFLDIPRSRLVKYPLLLREILKHTPNDHPDRQHLDEAMLMVQSVVADINRGTGESECQYYKDRLLYTEDGQKNDLIDQSRTLSCHGELKNNRGLKLHVFLFQDVLVITRSVSLNDQPVSYQLCRQPIPIRQLDLEDLSDGEMRVGGSIRGAFSNNERTKNFFRVSYRSGGQLQNHYFQASDAFNKQQWINCIRQAKEAAALTGEQPLQTGQCLQTGQSGQTRPVSETAVSLQSDSGIEDDKGMWGEMETGLGMEGKENLGEGKYISLDKKALEGGAGLELDGEMRVDSETRLTTSETEAGQGVGEMGVEPGARADWETDGGGGGGTLSRGANEVPTSLIASCPSQDKEEEVMEQEQSGAKEADNVSMDTSEADSPQGDELSLRC, encoded by the exons ATGATGGGCTGCTGCCTGTTTGTTTACTATCGG aagaggaaacaggcaAGCAGAGATGCAGACTCCCTCAGTCTCTGCAGCCTGGACATCAAC GAGCCCAGCACCAAGCGCAGTAAACCTGTGTCCAGGGTGACGTCTCTGGCCAGCCTGCTGCCGCCGGTTAAGACCGCACCACTGAAGAGGATCGGTCAGACGCTGCAG CGCTCCATCAGTTTTCGTAATGAGAGTCGAACAGAGAgacctgctcctcctcctccctcctcctcctcgacGATGAAGACACGAGTTATCTCAGCCACGGTCTCCAACCCTTCCTCCTCCATGACTGCGACTCGTGTCTCGACAGCAGCCGCCCCGGCCGCCAAGCGCCGTGACAGCAAACTTTGGAGCGAGACGTTCGACGTCAGACTGGGAGTGTCACAAACTCTGAGTCCgaaagagataaagagacaAGAA GCCATATTTGAATTAGCTCAGGGTGAGAAAGACTTGGTGGAGGATCTCACATTGGCTAAGAAG GCTTACCATGACCCAATGCTGAAACTTTCAATCATGACTGAACAGGAACTGAACCAGATCTTTGGTACTCTGGACTCACTGATACCACTGCATGAAG ACCTACTGAGTCGCCTTCGAGACGCCAGGAAACCTGACGGGTCCACAGAACACGTGGGACACATCCTGACTGACTGG CTGCCCTGTCTCTCCGCCTACACGCCGTACTGCAGTAACCAGGTGAAGGCTAAAGCTTTGTTGGACCAGAAGAAGCAGGATCGGCGAGTCCAGGACTTCTTGCAGCGCTGCCTCCAGTCACCTTTTAGCAGGAAGTTGGACCTGTGGAACTTTCTCGACATCCCCCGGAGCCGACTAGTGAAGTACCCGCTCCTGCTCAGGGAGATCCTGAAGCACACACCTAATGACCATCCGGACCGGCAGCACCTGGATGAGGCG ATGCTGATGGTTCAGAGCGTGGTCGCAGACATTAACAGGGGGACGGGGGAGTCGGAGTGTCAGTACTACAAAGATCGTCTGTTGTACACAGAGGACGGACAGAAGAACGACCTCATCGACCAGTCTAGGACGCTCAGCTGCCACGGAGAACTGAAGAACAACAGAGGACTC aAACTTCATGTGTTTCTGTTCCAGGACGTCCTGGTCATCACCAGGTCAGTCTCGCTGAACGATCAGCCAGTCAGCTACCAGCTTTGCCGCCAACCAATCCCCATCCGGCAGCTGGACCTGGAGGACCTATCAGACGGAGAGATGAGAGTAGGCGGGTCCATCAGGGGGGCGTTCAGCAACAACGAGCGGA CTAAGAACTTCTTCCGGGTCTCGTACCGCAGCGGAGGTCAGCTGCAGAACCACTACTTTCAGGCCAGTGACGCCTTCAACAAACAGCAATGGATCAACTGCATCAGGCAAGCCaaggaagcagcagcactgactggAGAGCAGCCACTGCAGACAGGACAGTGTCTGCAGACCGGGCAGAGTGGGCAAACAAGACCAGTTAGTGAGACAGCAGTGAGTTTGCAAAGTGATTCAGGGATTGAAGATGACAAAGGGATGTGGGGGGAGATGGAAACAGGGCTGGGGatggaaggaaaggaaaacctGGGTGAAGGGAAATATATAAGTTTGGATAAAAAGGCTCTGGAGGGTGGAGCAGGTTTGGAATTAGATGGAGAAATGAGGGTGGACAGTGAGACAAGGCTGACGACCAGTGAGACAGAGGCAGGGCAAGGGGTCGGTGAAATGGGGGTAGAACCAGGAGCCAGAGCAGACTGGGagacagatggaggaggaggaggagggactCTCAGTAGAGGTGCAAACGAGGTTCCCACCTCCCTCATCGCTTCTTGTCCTTCTCaagacaaggaggaggaggtgatggagcaGGAGCAGAGTGGCGCTAAAGAGGCAGACAATGTCAGCATGGACACGAGTGAGGCCGACTCACCGCAGGGCGACGAGCTGTCACTCAGGTGCTGA